A stretch of Pempheris klunzingeri isolate RE-2024b chromosome 19, fPemKlu1.hap1, whole genome shotgun sequence DNA encodes these proteins:
- the tjp2a gene encoding tight junction protein ZO-2a yields MMNPVMEETVWEQYTVTLQRDPKMGFGIAVSGGRDNPNEESGEMSIVVSDVLQGGPADGLLFENDRVMQVNAIPMEGAMHSFAVQTLRKCGKVAKITVKRPRKVPVNMLNRPPSPDDRVFNNDYNDDYNYEQDRRSVYSGRSGGGRDHSLERERGGGSYMDSGYQTRERDYDRDYDRRERGRSTERDLSPDRQYKRDGSRGRTLDRERSPDRRYRSDHMLERDYSPDRRYRSERALDRDHTPDRRYRSERALDREYSPDRRYRSERTLDRTNSPDLHHRRDSPARGHGRDHSFERGRERIPSDPRKYEEPMKRSGSRDRLDSSPSPAAMPIPLPRPARDMEPLEKPLNVLLLKHRPNEEYGLRLGSQLFIKEMTSTGLASRDGNLQEGDIILKINGTVTENLSLSDAGKLIEKSRGKLQLVVQRDRRQVLIRVPPMVDSDSELDDISEIESYRSYSPQDDRRGHHSDLSSHSSNERLREKPREDPPNRLAKMGAMPTPFRPPDRAVEDMPPLQAEREEPRPETPPAVTVAPKVHAPPKVPLKPSIEDQEVYGPNTVMVQFQKSDSVGLRLAGGNDVGIFIAGVQEDSAAEQEGLRTGDQIMKVNNMDFRGMVREDAVLYLLEIPKGEDVTILAQSKPEVYKDILASGRGDSFFIRTHFEYEKEAPQSLPFTRGEIFKVTDTLYDGKLGNWLAIRSDKDNQLLEKGIIPNKSRAEQMANVQNAARAASGNDRGDFWRLRGQRAAKKKDLRKSREDLSTAPITTRFPAYERVVLREAGFRRPVVIFGPISDTVNEKLATDMPDKFLIAKTEPKDAGSEKSSGVVRLNTIRQIIEQDLHALLDVTPKAVDTLNYTQWYPIVIFLNPDSKQGVKTMRNRLVPGSSRSSRKLYEQAVKLRKTCSHLFTATIDLNSANDAWYGSVKDSIQQQQDRAVWVCEGKLDGTEEDLDLHDDRMSYLSAMSADYLSMDSRLTSDYEDTADEGGAYTDNELDETLDEPQPVSAISRSSEPVLPDEKPHPEPRARMRRSGSREMLNREPSPPPSFVPEPPKVRVQTRTDSSRSYDSHSSSTISSDAVGGNKPAPPPVALKPSVTRLNQPSEEQSPGREEDPANKSFLGKIKAFEKMDHLARAQRILELQEAESARLEIAQKHPDIYAVPVKMPKPNLNRPQPIGSSSNPEQQTPFRPPYSETRGHEDDEDEYRRQLVDQTKRGYYNPQKYKDTEL; encoded by the exons GATCCGAAAATGGGCTTTGGCATCGCAGTGTCAGGGGGGCGGGACAACCCAAACGAGGAAAGTGGCGAGATGTCCATTGTGGTGTCCGACGTCCTGCAGGGAGGACCTGCTGACGGCTTGTTGTT TGAGAATGACCGAGTGATGCAGGTGAACGCCATCCCCATGGAGGGGGCCATGCACTCCTTCGCTGTCCAGACCCTCAGGAAATGTGGCAAAGTAGCAAAAATT ACCGTCAAGAGGCCCAGGAAGGTTCCCGTCAATATGCTGAACCGTCCCCCGTCACCTGATGACAGAGTCTTCAACAATGACTACAATGATGATTACAACTACGAGCAGGACCGTCGCAGTGTGTACAGCGGGCGGAGTGGCGGGGGGCGGGACCACAGCCTGGAGAGGGAGCGAGGTGGTGGAAGCTACATGGATTCTGGCTACCAGACACGTGAGCGTGACTATGACAGGGACTATGACCGACGGGAACGTGGTAGGAGCACCGAGAGAGACCTGAGTCCGGACCGGCAGTACAAGAGAGACGGAAGCAGAGGCCGCACTTTGGATAGAGAGCGCAGCCCAGATCGCCGCTACAGGAGCGACCACATGCTGGAGCGCGATTACAGCCCAGACAGAAGATACCGCAGTGAGCGCGCATTAGACCGAGACCACACTCCCGATCGGCGCTACCGCAGCGAGCGAGCCCTTGACCGGGAGTATAGCCCAGACAGACGTTACCGCAGCGAGCGAACCCTGGACCGCACCAACAGCCCAGACCTGCACCACAGACGAGACAGCCCGGCGCGAGGCCACGGACGCGACCACAGCTTCGAACGAGGACGTGAACGCATCCCCAGTGACCCAAGGAAGTATGAAGAACCAATGAAGAGGAGTGGGAGCAGAGACCGTCTGGACAGCTCACCGTCACCTGCTGCCATGCCCATCCCTCTGCCCCGCCCAGCCCGGGACATGGAGCCGCTGGAGAAACCTctgaatgtgctgctgctgaagcaccGGCCCAACGAAG AGTATGGCCTTCGTCTCGGCAGTCAGCTCTTCATTAAAGAGATGACCAGCACAGGACTCGCCAGCAGAGATGGGAACCTGCAGGAAGGAGACATTATATTAAAG attAACGGTACAGTGACAGAGAACCTGTCTCTCAGCGATGCGGGGAAGCTTATTGAGAAGTCCCGCGGGAAGCTGCAGCTTGTCGTGCAGAGAGACCGGCGGCAGGTGCTGATCCGAGTCCCCCCGATGGTCGACAGCGACTCAGAGCTCGATG ATATCTCTGAGATTGAGTCGTACCGCTCCTACTCTCCACAGGATGACAGGCGGGGCCACCACTCTGAcctctcctcccactcctccaaTGAGAGGCTTAGAGAAAAGCCCAG AGAGGACCCGCCCAATAGGCTGGCAAAAATGGGTGCCATGCCAACACCATTCAGACCTCCTGACAGAGCTGTAGAGGACATGCCCCCTTtgcaggcagagagggaggagccACGTCCAGAAACTCCTCCAG CTGTCACTGTAGCCCCAAAGGTTCATGCTCCTCCAAAGGTGCCACTAAAGCCAAGCATAGAGGACCAGGAAGTATATGG GCCGAACACCGTGATGGTGCAGTTCCAGAAAAGTGACAGCGTCGGTCTGAGGCTGGCAGGGGGAAATGATGTTGGTATCTTCATTGCTGGTGTTCAGGAGGACAGTGCAGCTGAGCAGGAGGGTCTCCGCACAGGAGATCAGATCATGAAG GTGAACAACATGGACTTCAGAGGCATGGTGCGTGAGGATGCTGTGCTCTACCTCCTGGAGATTCCCAAAGGAGAAGATGTAACCATTCTTGCTCAAAGCAAACCTGAAG TGTACAAGGACATTTTAGCATCGGGCAGAGGCGACTCTTTCTTCATCAGAACTCATTTTGAGTATGAGAAGGAGGCTCCTCAGAGCTTGCCTTTCACCAGAGGAGAGATCTTCAAAGTGACAGACACACTTTATGATGGCAAACTGGGCAACTGGCTTGCAATCCGCTCTGACAAAGACAACCAGCTGCTGGAGAAAGGAATCATCCCCAACAAGAGCAG AGCAGAACAAATGGCCAATGTCCAGAATGCTGCTCGGGCAGCATCAGGCAACGACAGAGGAGACTTCTGGCGGCTGAGAGGTCAAAGGGCAGCGAAAAAGAAAGACTTGCGCAAGAGCAGAGAGGACCTGAGCACAGCTCCAATCACCACACGATTCCCTGCCTATGAGAGAGTGGTGTTACGTGAAG CTGGCTTCAGGAGACCTGTGGTGATATTTGGGCCCATTTCTGATACAGTGAATGAAAAATTGGCCACTGACATGCCAGACAAGTTTCTCATTGCTA aAACAGAGCCCAAGGATGCAGGAAGTGAGAAATCCTCTGGGGTGGTGAGACTAAACACCATTAGACAAATTATTGAACAG GACCTCCATGCTCTGTTGGATGTGACTCCTAAAGCTGTCGACACTCTGAACTACACCCAGTGGTATCCCATCGTCATCTTCCTGAACCCCGACAGCAAGCAAGGTGTCAAGACCATGAGGAACCGCCTCGTACCTGGATCCAGCCGCAGCTCACGCAAATTGTATGAGCAGGCCGTCAAGCTGAGGAAGACCTGCTCACACCTTTTCACTG CAACTATCGACCTGAACTCGGCCAATGACGCGTGGTATGGCAGCGTGAAAGATtccattcagcagcagcaggacagagctgtgtgggtgtgtgagggCAAG TTGGACGGTACAGAGGAGGACCTGGATCTCCATGATGACCGCATGTCCTACCTATCTGCCATGAGTGCAGATTACCTGAGCATGGACAGCCGTCTGACCAGCGACTACGAAGACACAGCAGATGAGGGCGGGGCTTACACTGACAATGAGCTGGACGAAACATTAGACGAGCCCCAGCCGGTGTCGGCCATCAGTCGTTCATCAGAGCCTGTGCTGCCAGATGAG aaaccTCACCCTGAACCCCGGGCTCGTATGAGGAGGTCAGGGAGCAGAGAGATGCTGAACAGAGAGCCCAGCCCTCCCCCTTCTTTTGTCCCTGAACCCCCAAAG GTGCGGGTTCAGACTCGGACTGACTCATCGCGGAGCTATGACTCTCACTCCAGCAGCACCATAAGCAGCGACGCCGTGGGCGGAAACAAGCCGGCTCCCCCTCCTGTGGCCCTGAAGCCCAGCGTCACCCGTCTGAACCAGCCGTCCGAGGAGCAGAGCCcggggagggaggaggaccCCGCCAACAAATCCTTCCTGGGCAAG ATTAAAGCGTTTGAGAAGATGGACCACCTGGCCCGAGCTCAGAGGAtcctggagctgcaggaggcagaaAGTGCTCGA TTGGAAATCGCCCAGAAGCATCCAGATATCTACGCCGTCCcagtaaaaatgccaaaaccCAACCTCAACCGTCCTCAGCCAATAGG ttccAGCTCCAATCCCGAGCAGCAGACTCCCTTCAGGCCACCGTACTCGGAGACCAGAGGACACGAGGACGACGAGGACGAGTACCGCAGACAGCTGGTCGACCAGACCAAGAGAGGATACTACAATCCTCAGAAATACAAAGACACTGAGCTGTAG